The Papaver somniferum cultivar HN1 chromosome 3, ASM357369v1, whole genome shotgun sequence genome includes a region encoding these proteins:
- the LOC113359686 gene encoding transcription factor MYB117-like, which translates to MGGSNDEQNIKSWSFQTTSEETATKNEMPCNADYQKQQKSEIFGHGSNQQSTSSVHSIARGHWRPAEDSKLKELVSQYGKSCRLRWFNQLDPRINRRAFSEEEEERLLAAYGNRWAMITLKRDLSKASRNCVAALRAMEWAFMKDKLPWVF; encoded by the exons ATGGGGGGATCAAATGATGAGCAAAACATCAAAAGTTGGAGTTTCCAGACTACTTCTGAAGAAACGGCCACAAAAAATGAAATGCCTTGCAATGCTGATTATCAAAAACAACAGAAAAGTGAAATTTTTGGTCATGGAAGCAATCAACAAAGTACAAGTAGTGTGCATTCTATTGCAAGAGGGCATTGGAGACCAGCTGAGGATTCCAAACTTAAAGAACTTGTATCTCAGTATG GAAAAAGTTGTAGATTAAGATGGTTTAATCAACTGGATCCAAGGATTAATAGAAGAGCATTtagtgaagaagaggaagagagatTGTTAGCAGCATATGGAAATAGATGGGCTATGATAACATTGAAAAGAGACCTATCAAAAGCTTCACG AAACTGTGTGGCAGCTCTAAGAGCTATGGAATGGGCGTTCATGAAGGATAAACTACCCTGGGTTTTCTAG
- the LOC113359685 gene encoding uncharacterized protein LOC113359685, whose product MVVLRSSSKGLCGNSSSNSYNLRSRKVSDPSLDGSKRLCSRVGPVRPKAKPKAKPRKESKHTSKDGGDDDEERKYATDAMSFYNKEKGTKYELVKPGCITSAFLGSCFLHHINFTAKKADVADAPEEMFFAELKTTYKVRVVQLCKSMGPESLITGDKTNGCSYCNKYGGYVQHPKDGGFTAGEFMNFSEWKKNHDSLTC is encoded by the exons ATGGTGGTTCTGCGTTCAAGTTCAAAGGGATTGTGCGGCAATTCTTCATCTAACTCCTATAATTTGCGTTCGAGGAAAGTATCTGATCCTTCACTCGATGGCTCTAAACGTTTGTGTTCAAGGGTTGGTCCTGTCAG GCCTAAAGCTAAACCTAAAGCTAAGCCGAGAAAGGAAAGTAAGCACACATCTAAAgacggtggtgatgatgatgaagaaaggAAGTATGCAACCGATGCCATGAGTTTCTATAACAAAGAAAAG GGTACAAAATATGAGCTGGTGAAGCCTGGTTGCATTACATCTGCGTTTCTTGGGTCATGCTTTCTTCACCATATCAACTTCACGGCTAAGAAGGCTGATGTTGCAGATGCTCCAGAAGAGATGTTTTTTGCTGAACTGAAAACTACCTACAAGGTTCGTGTTGTACAGCTTTGCAAATCGATGGGGCCAGAAAGCTTAATTACAG GAGATAAAACCAATGGGTGCTCTTACTGCAACAAGTATGGCGGCTATGTTCAGCATCCTAAGGACGGAGGATTCACGGCAggagaattcatgaatttttcagaaTGGAAGAAAAACCATGATTCCTTGACTTGTTGA
- the LOC113356690 gene encoding uncharacterized protein LOC113356690 codes for MGFCFSCFGGGETEKSREEDRLASEEARSRAAEAAHKRQEDFEKSAAGRAAKAQMTAMAKQSAAPKTGEPVLKWQMG; via the exons ATGGGATTTTGCTTTTCGTGCTTTGGTGGTGGAGAAACAGAGAAGAGTAGAGAAGAAGATCGGTTAGCTTCTGAAGAAGCTCGATCAAGAGCTGCTGAAGCTGCCCACAAAAG GCAAGAGGATTTTGAGAAGTCAGCTGCAGGAAGAGCTGCTAAAGCGCAAATGACAGCAATGGCAAAGCAATCTGCTGCGCCTAAAACTGGTGAACCAGTTCTCAAG TGGCAAATGGGATGA
- the LOC113361418 gene encoding uncharacterized protein LOC113361418: MVVLRSSSKGLCGTSSSNSYSLRSKDVSDGSKRLCSRVGRIGPKAKAKPKEFEYTSKKPRERKYTSKDGDDVLTPLAIEAMRFYNKKNGTEYELVEPGCITSVLDLTCFFYHIDFIAKKADVADAPEEMFFC; this comes from the exons ATGGTGGTTCTGCGTTCAAGTTCAAAGGGATTGTGCGGCACTTCTTCATCTAACTCCTATAGTTTGCGTTCCAAGGATGTGTCTGATGGCTCTAAACGTTTGTGTTCAAGGGTTGGTCGTATCGG GCCTAAAGCTAAAGCGAAACCCAAGGAATTCGAGTACACATCCAAGAAACCCAGGGAACGTAAGTACACATCCAAGGACGGTGATGATGTATTAACGCCGTTGGCAATCGAAGCCATGAGGTTCTATAACAAAAAAAAT GGTACAGAATATGAGCTGGTGGAGCCTGGTTGCATTACATCTGTGCTTGATCTGACATGCTTTTTTTACCATATCGACTTCATCGCTAAGAAGGCTGATGTTGCTGATGCTCCAGAGGAAATGTTTTTTTGCTGA